Proteins from a single region of Halalkalibaculum roseum:
- a CDS encoding glycosyltransferase, which translates to MDIHQMKVFFGLVNYGTQSGFLARGLRERGIKAFSVTSYDPFERVTDLTLKHSGTNLIEKLYNYVWNKLYLFHCFFYYDIFHFYAGKTLTKSQWELPFYRLFGKKVVFEYLGLDVQKYKYSVENFKYTNIVYRISEERAEEHDYYVSERLRWHKKYADLQIVCAPLYSPFVPSSTVLPLGIDLDEFTYSPKSEQNNKVKIMHAPTHRGNKGTKYIIDAINQLKDEGYDIEIMLVENVSHNRLKEMYKECDIFVDQILSGWYGTASIEAMALGRPVVCHINKEFYKYIDYGDIIPIIDANPNNIYNVLKDLVENKVDLKKIASKGRYFVNKIHDLDNIVNEVLKLYNKKL; encoded by the coding sequence ATGGATATTCATCAAATGAAGGTATTTTTTGGATTGGTAAATTATGGTACTCAATCGGGATTTTTGGCACGTGGTCTCAGGGAAAGAGGTATCAAAGCTTTTTCAGTAACTAGTTATGATCCTTTTGAACGTGTTACTGATCTCACCTTAAAACACAGTGGTACTAATTTAATAGAGAAACTTTATAATTATGTTTGGAACAAACTATATCTATTTCACTGCTTCTTTTACTATGATATATTCCATTTCTATGCGGGGAAAACACTTACAAAATCGCAATGGGAACTGCCATTTTATAGATTATTCGGCAAAAAGGTAGTATTTGAATATCTTGGGCTCGACGTACAAAAATACAAATATTCGGTTGAAAATTTTAAATACACGAATATAGTTTATAGGATTAGTGAAGAAAGGGCTGAGGAGCATGACTATTATGTAAGTGAAAGATTAAGATGGCACAAAAAATATGCTGACTTACAAATCGTTTGTGCACCCCTTTACTCTCCGTTTGTTCCAAGTTCTACAGTTCTTCCTCTCGGAATAGATTTAGACGAATTTACCTATTCCCCAAAGTCGGAGCAAAACAATAAAGTTAAAATAATGCATGCACCAACACACCGTGGGAATAAAGGAACAAAATATATCATAGATGCGATTAATCAACTCAAAGATGAAGGTTATGACATTGAAATTATGCTTGTTGAAAATGTGAGTCATAACCGTTTAAAAGAGATGTATAAAGAGTGTGATATATTTGTAGACCAAATATTATCCGGTTGGTACGGAACTGCTTCCATCGAAGCAATGGCTTTAGGAAGGCCGGTTGTTTGCCATATCAATAAAGAATTTTACAAATACATAGATTATGGAGATATCATACCTATTATAGATGCCAATCCTAATAATATATATAATGTGTTAAAAGATTTGGTTGAAAATAAAGTAGACTTAAAAAAAATTGCTTCAAAAGGTAGATATTTCGTAAATAAAATTCATGATTTAGACAATATTGTAAACGAAGTGTTAAAATTGTACAACAAAAAGCTATAG
- a CDS encoding DegT/DnrJ/EryC1/StrS family aminotransferase, with protein MGIEFLNFEAFHSPIRDEMVETFKEIYDSNSLILGEHLNQFERNYATLSSTDQAIGVSNGLDALFLSLKSLGIGKGDEVIVPSNTYIATVLAVSYTGAKPVFAEPDTATYNLDPNNLENAITPKTRAVIPVHLYGQACEMDSIVAVANNHDLYVIEDNAQAHGAKFLSKPTGSWGVVNATSFYPTKNLGALGDAGAVTTDDNKLAQKIRILRNYGSSEKYINKEIGYNKRLDELQAAFLNIKMKYLKKWTAQRQVIAGWYNDELNGIGDLILPQEHPNSTHVYHLYVIRTGQREGLQKYLKKHDIGTLIHYPIPPHLQRAYSELNYKKGAFPVAEQLANEVLSIPIWPGMSEEQADEVIREIKQFF; from the coding sequence ATGGGCATTGAATTTTTAAATTTTGAAGCTTTTCATTCTCCGATTCGTGATGAGATGGTAGAAACATTTAAAGAGATATACGATAGCAACTCCCTTATTTTGGGTGAACATCTAAACCAATTTGAACGTAATTATGCCACTCTCAGTAGTACTGATCAGGCTATTGGTGTCAGTAATGGACTGGATGCACTCTTTTTATCTTTAAAAAGCCTGGGAATCGGAAAGGGAGATGAAGTCATCGTACCTTCCAATACCTATATAGCGACTGTCCTTGCAGTAAGCTATACTGGGGCAAAGCCAGTTTTTGCTGAACCTGATACCGCAACTTATAATTTGGATCCAAATAATTTAGAAAATGCTATTACACCGAAAACTAGAGCTGTAATACCAGTTCATCTGTATGGGCAAGCCTGTGAGATGGATAGCATAGTGGCCGTAGCAAATAATCATGACCTTTATGTAATTGAAGATAATGCACAGGCGCATGGTGCAAAATTTCTGTCAAAGCCTACCGGCAGCTGGGGAGTAGTGAATGCCACAAGTTTTTACCCGACGAAAAATCTCGGAGCATTAGGCGATGCCGGTGCAGTTACTACCGATGATAATAAGCTTGCACAAAAAATAAGAATATTAAGAAATTATGGTTCCTCAGAGAAATACATCAATAAAGAGATTGGCTATAATAAACGATTAGATGAGCTGCAGGCTGCATTTTTAAATATAAAAATGAAATATTTAAAAAAATGGACCGCACAGCGCCAGGTAATTGCAGGTTGGTATAATGATGAACTAAATGGAATAGGTGATTTAATTCTTCCTCAAGAACATCCTAATTCAACTCATGTGTACCATCTATATGTAATTAGGACTGGACAACGCGAAGGTTTGCAAAAATATTTAAAAAAACATGATATAGGGACACTAATTCACTACCCGATTCCTCCGCATCTACAGAGAGCTTATTCAGAGCTTAATTATAAAAAAGGTGCTTTTCCTGTGGCAGAGCAACTTGCAAATGAAGTACTAAGCATACCGATTTGGCCTGGGATGAGTGAGGAACAGGCTGATGAAGTTATAAGAGAGATTAAACAATTTTTCTAA
- a CDS encoding GNAT family N-acetyltransferase yields MIRIEKYDESRKVAWENLLSCAVNGTFLHSRNFMDYHRDRFKDASVLVYEDGECVGIFPANYESSGKVISHAGLTYGGLIVEFGTCSKDTMRHLAAILKFFYQEGVQILDIKLVPDFYHKNIRQDIEYGLKLAKGKIEKMDLTCVVNLRSNIEIPRQKSRIKGAEKARNNEVYIQETSRFEEFWTNVLTPNLMKRHGVKPVHTLDEIQYLHDKNEGRIRQFNVYQKDEIIGGTTIFETQTTAHTQYISSTVKGRNLGALDYLFIYLIDEVFKKKKYFDFGAVNEESEWNLNEGLLFWKEGFGARGFVQRHYSVETKNYSLIEQIFNT; encoded by the coding sequence ATGATACGTATCGAAAAGTATGATGAATCTAGAAAAGTGGCTTGGGAAAATCTTTTATCCTGTGCGGTAAATGGTACATTTCTACACTCGAGGAACTTCATGGATTATCATAGAGATAGATTCAAAGATGCCTCTGTCCTTGTTTATGAGGATGGGGAATGTGTAGGAATATTTCCGGCAAATTATGAAAGTTCGGGAAAAGTAATATCCCATGCCGGCCTTACTTATGGAGGGCTGATAGTTGAGTTCGGCACATGTTCGAAGGATACCATGAGACATTTAGCTGCGATACTAAAGTTCTTTTATCAGGAAGGAGTTCAAATATTAGACATTAAACTGGTACCCGACTTTTATCACAAGAATATCAGGCAAGATATTGAATACGGGTTGAAATTGGCAAAAGGGAAGATTGAAAAAATGGATTTAACTTGTGTGGTTAATTTGAGATCAAATATTGAAATTCCGAGGCAAAAAAGCAGGATAAAAGGAGCAGAAAAAGCACGTAACAATGAGGTATATATTCAGGAAACATCAAGATTTGAAGAATTCTGGACGAATGTATTAACTCCAAACCTTATGAAAAGACATGGGGTTAAACCCGTTCATACCCTCGATGAAATTCAATACCTGCATGATAAAAATGAAGGTCGCATTCGTCAGTTTAATGTTTACCAAAAAGATGAAATTATCGGCGGTACGACTATATTTGAAACACAAACAACTGCACATACTCAATATATTTCTTCTACTGTTAAGGGAAGAAATCTGGGTGCTTTGGACTATCTCTTCATATATTTGATTGATGAAGTATTTAAAAAGAAGAAATACTTTGATTTTGGGGCAGTAAATGAAGAATCTGAATGGAATCTTAATGAAGGCTTGCTCTTCTGGAAAGAGGGCTTTGGAGCAAGAGGATTTGTTCAAAGACACTATTCGGTAGAAACAAAAAATTATTCATTGATTGAACAAATATTCAATACGTAA
- a CDS encoding sugar 3,4-ketoisomerase, with the protein MSNINSINDCSVLDLPQLGNRKGHITHINNNIEVPFAIKRVFYIYDIPGGVSRGAHAHKTCHQFLTAVSGAFEVLLDDGSNEKKIMLNRPYYGLHIPPGIWALEMNFSSGSVCLALVSHLFDEGDYIRDYDSYLKWRTS; encoded by the coding sequence ATGTCTAATATTAATTCAATAAACGATTGTTCTGTCTTAGATCTGCCTCAATTGGGTAACAGGAAAGGTCATATAACTCATATTAACAATAATATTGAAGTACCATTTGCAATTAAGAGGGTCTTTTATATTTACGATATACCGGGAGGAGTATCACGAGGAGCACATGCACATAAAACGTGTCATCAATTCTTAACAGCTGTGAGCGGAGCTTTCGAAGTTTTACTTGATGATGGTTCGAACGAAAAAAAGATAATGTTAAACAGGCCTTACTACGGATTACATATCCCACCAGGGATTTGGGCTTTGGAAATGAATTTTTCTTCTGGCAGCGTTTGTCTGGCTTTGGTATCTCACTTATTTGATGAGGGTGACTACATAAGAGATTATGACAGCTATCTAAAATGGCGAACTTCTTAA
- a CDS encoding sugar 3,4-ketoisomerase, with the protein MEQVRLLELPKIKDPRGNLTFLQNFDRIPFEIARVFWTYDVPGGEVRGGHAYYTQQEIIIALSGSLDIIVTDISGTEQKYSLNRSYFGLYLPAKTWRHMENFSTNSMALHISSMEFTRDDYIWDFKEYKGMINNV; encoded by the coding sequence ATGGAACAGGTTAGGTTACTAGAATTACCAAAAATTAAAGATCCGAGAGGCAATCTGACTTTCCTTCAGAATTTTGATCGGATTCCTTTCGAAATTGCCCGGGTATTCTGGACCTATGATGTGCCAGGGGGTGAAGTCAGGGGAGGACACGCTTACTATACGCAGCAGGAGATCATAATTGCTTTAAGTGGTAGTTTGGATATCATAGTAACAGATATTTCAGGAACCGAACAAAAGTACTCGTTAAATCGTAGTTATTTCGGATTATACCTTCCTGCAAAGACCTGGAGGCATATGGAAAACTTTTCAACCAATTCAATGGCATTGCATATCTCCAGTATGGAATTTACAAGAGATGATTACATTTGGGATTTCAAGGAGTATAAGGGAATGATTAATAATGTCTAA
- a CDS encoding sulfotransferase domain-containing protein codes for MKPNLIIPGAAKSGTSSLHEYLNLHPDIEMSREKEPYYFTLNKRYAEGLTFYDNLFNNKKARYWGESSTAYFVDRVALKRIKKELGGVKFIVILRDPVMRAVSHYLWQVSLFEEFRSFRNAVEYNIRTPVDFRKPGWGGHFKSYYEESLYGEKLQYLINEFGRKNIYVITSKELINDANKALHGCFEYLGLKPITITVDIKANTTSKIDDRKGRLRSFCAKAIRRGVLDFRLLYLAAKNKVGNVSKEDLIWLRDILEEDIRLLQKYYPDIDKRW; via the coding sequence ATGAAACCGAATTTAATAATTCCAGGAGCGGCGAAGAGTGGCACATCGAGCTTGCATGAGTACCTGAATCTTCATCCGGATATAGAAATGTCAAGGGAAAAAGAACCGTATTATTTTACTCTCAACAAGCGTTATGCTGAGGGACTGACTTTTTACGATAATTTATTTAATAATAAAAAAGCAAGGTATTGGGGTGAATCCAGTACAGCCTACTTTGTAGATAGGGTAGCACTAAAAAGAATTAAAAAAGAACTAGGTGGTGTCAAGTTCATTGTTATACTTCGCGATCCAGTGATGAGGGCAGTTAGCCATTATCTTTGGCAAGTTAGCCTGTTTGAAGAATTTAGAAGCTTTAGAAATGCAGTAGAATATAACATTAGAACACCGGTTGACTTTAGAAAACCAGGTTGGGGAGGTCATTTTAAGTCCTATTATGAAGAGTCACTTTATGGAGAGAAACTTCAATATCTTATAAACGAGTTTGGCAGGAAAAATATTTACGTTATTACATCGAAAGAGTTAATAAATGATGCCAATAAGGCTTTGCACGGTTGTTTTGAATATTTGGGCTTAAAACCTATAACCATTACTGTTGATATCAAAGCAAACACAACTTCAAAAATCGACGATAGGAAAGGGAGACTAAGATCTTTTTGCGCCAAGGCGATAAGAAGGGGAGTTCTTGATTTCAGACTGTTATATCTCGCTGCTAAAAACAAGGTGGGTAATGTATCAAAAGAGGATTTAATCTGGTTGAGGGATATTTTAGAAGAAGATATTAGATTGCTACAAAAATATTATCCGGACATAGATAAGAGGTGGTAG
- a CDS encoding porin family protein → MSKKINGKVILLSCIFILSILNTQIKTAYAQDIGIGLKTGLDFSTLLNNFHFQSGDLNLDLSPNITTGYNIGLIYRNRIHSNFRLQAEPSFLEIGAQFDEAFTLRGFEFQTKSETKLSYLHLPIVLELTTTPPDLQEFPKPWEETTYHATIGFYGSYLLEANFSGTNTGTPLGVDFEESFSNDITSQFNEVDTGIIFGGGLEYGYQNKIGIETRLMLGLINSNNSANTEFKPNNLSVSVAIYYLF, encoded by the coding sequence ATGTCTAAAAAGATTAACGGTAAAGTAATACTGCTCTCTTGTATTTTCATTTTATCTATTCTCAATACACAAATTAAAACGGCATACGCACAAGACATTGGCATTGGTTTAAAAACCGGCCTGGATTTCAGTACTTTGCTCAATAATTTTCATTTTCAATCAGGAGATTTAAATTTAGATTTAAGTCCTAACATTACAACGGGTTATAATATTGGGTTGATTTACCGCAATCGCATTCATTCAAACTTTAGATTACAAGCTGAACCTTCCTTTTTAGAAATCGGAGCTCAATTTGATGAAGCTTTCACATTGAGAGGATTTGAATTTCAAACAAAGAGCGAAACAAAACTATCTTACCTACATCTACCTATAGTTTTAGAATTGACGACGACACCTCCGGATCTGCAAGAGTTTCCCAAACCCTGGGAAGAGACAACTTACCATGCCACAATAGGATTCTACGGCAGCTATTTACTAGAAGCCAACTTTTCTGGAACGAATACCGGGACTCCACTAGGTGTTGATTTTGAAGAGAGTTTCTCTAACGATATCACTTCACAATTTAATGAAGTTGATACCGGAATTATATTTGGAGGGGGGCTCGAATATGGCTATCAAAATAAGATTGGAATAGAAACCCGGTTGATGCTAGGTCTCATAAATTCGAATAATTCTGCTAATACAGAATTTAAACCGAATAATCTCTCAGTTTCAGTTGCTATATATTATTTGTTTTAA
- the rnc gene encoding ribonuclease III produces MFDKLRAYFNKHSELPSKHQKRIEQIERMIDTPIDDPFLFIKALRHRSILADDSFSSTDSYERLEFLGDAVLDLIVTEIIYYEYPDENEGFLTKLRAKLVKGDALADYARHLKLSEILVLGDRARGQGIEFSKSVLADVFEALIGAIYLDSGYESASRFVKKLIKKHVDIDSLSETLDNYKSLLLEYAQANQMAIPRYEVIKEYGPGHDKTFEVKVLVDNQEMGQGKGKSKKEAEQRAAKSAMQSLED; encoded by the coding sequence ATGTTTGATAAACTCAGGGCATATTTTAACAAACATTCTGAGCTTCCTTCCAAACATCAAAAACGGATAGAACAAATTGAAAGGATGATCGATACTCCAATCGATGATCCTTTTTTATTTATAAAAGCCCTTCGACACCGTTCTATCTTGGCCGATGACAGTTTCTCTTCCACTGACTCCTATGAACGTTTGGAGTTCCTTGGTGATGCGGTATTGGATCTAATTGTTACCGAGATCATCTATTATGAATATCCCGATGAAAACGAAGGCTTCCTAACCAAGCTACGAGCCAAGCTCGTGAAAGGGGATGCATTGGCGGACTATGCCAGACACCTGAAGCTCAGTGAAATCTTGGTTCTCGGAGACCGCGCCAGGGGGCAGGGCATTGAATTTTCCAAGAGTGTACTGGCCGATGTATTCGAGGCCCTCATCGGTGCGATTTACCTGGATTCCGGCTACGAGTCAGCCTCCCGATTTGTCAAAAAGCTCATCAAAAAACATGTAGACATAGATAGCCTATCTGAAACGCTCGACAACTATAAAAGCCTGCTCCTCGAATATGCCCAGGCTAACCAGATGGCCATACCTCGATATGAAGTCATCAAGGAATACGGTCCGGGTCATGATAAAACCTTCGAAGTAAAAGTACTCGTCGACAACCAAGAGATGGGGCAGGGCAAAGGAAAGAGCAAAAAAGAAGCCGAACAGCGCGCTGCCAAAAGCGCTATGCAAAGCCTGGAAGATTAA
- the fabF gene encoding beta-ketoacyl-ACP synthase II: MSKRRVVVTGIGAITPVGKTAPDFWNGLVSGKSGAQPIEHFDTTDYPTKFAAQIEDYDELNYFDRKEARRLDKVCQYALIAAEETLNDSGINLDKVDKDRVGVIVGTGIGGMLTFYDQSVALYKDGPRGVSPFFIPKMIPDMVAGQISIKWGFKGPNFCAVSACATGSHNIGLAYDSIQQGQCDMAITGGSEAPVSEIGLAGFNSMKAMSTRNDSPETASRPFDKTRDGFVLGEGAGIFFLEELEHAKNRGAQIYGEISGYGFSADAHHITAPDPDGKGVILAMNRAFESAGIKPEDIDHINMHGTSTPLGDIAETNTIKKVFGDYAYDINCNSTKSMTGHTLGAAGAIESLATLLAIYHGMVPPTINLENPDPDCDLNYTPNEAEVRDIDYAMNNAFGFGGHNTALIMKKFEA; the protein is encoded by the coding sequence ATGTCAAAACGTAGAGTAGTAGTAACCGGGATAGGTGCCATTACCCCAGTGGGTAAAACGGCACCTGATTTCTGGAACGGATTGGTCTCAGGTAAAAGTGGTGCCCAACCTATAGAACATTTCGACACCACAGACTACCCGACCAAATTTGCCGCCCAGATCGAAGACTACGATGAGCTGAATTACTTTGACCGTAAGGAAGCTCGTCGCCTGGATAAAGTTTGTCAATATGCCCTGATTGCTGCCGAAGAAACATTAAATGATAGCGGCATCAATTTGGACAAGGTTGATAAAGACCGTGTAGGAGTTATAGTCGGAACCGGAATCGGTGGCATGCTTACCTTTTACGATCAGTCTGTAGCCCTTTATAAAGATGGACCGCGCGGGGTATCACCGTTCTTTATACCAAAGATGATACCCGATATGGTGGCCGGACAAATTTCTATTAAATGGGGATTTAAAGGCCCAAATTTTTGTGCGGTATCTGCCTGTGCAACAGGTTCACACAACATAGGCTTGGCCTATGACTCTATTCAACAAGGGCAGTGTGATATGGCTATCACAGGAGGATCTGAAGCTCCGGTCTCAGAAATAGGTTTGGCTGGATTTAACTCTATGAAAGCAATGTCCACCCGAAACGATTCGCCCGAAACGGCCTCGCGTCCCTTTGATAAAACACGCGATGGATTTGTATTAGGGGAGGGTGCCGGTATCTTCTTCCTTGAGGAACTGGAACATGCCAAAAATCGTGGTGCACAAATATACGGTGAGATTTCCGGATACGGTTTCTCCGCTGATGCCCACCATATTACCGCTCCCGATCCGGACGGAAAAGGAGTGATCCTAGCAATGAACCGTGCATTTGAATCAGCGGGAATTAAGCCGGAAGACATTGATCACATCAATATGCATGGAACTTCCACACCATTGGGTGATATTGCTGAAACCAATACTATAAAGAAGGTATTCGGTGATTATGCCTATGACATCAATTGTAATTCCACCAAGTCGATGACGGGTCACACCCTCGGGGCAGCCGGAGCGATAGAATCGTTGGCAACACTGCTTGCCATCTATCACGGCATGGTTCCTCCAACGATCAATCTTGAGAATCCCGATCCCGATTGTGATCTCAACTATACTCCAAACGAAGCGGAAGTTCGTGATATCGACTATGCCATGAACAATGCTTTTGGCTTTGGAGGACACAATACCGCCCTGATCATGAAGAAATTTGAAGCATAA
- a CDS encoding acyl carrier protein: protein MSQDVEAKVKSIIVDKLGVDESEVTHEANFTNDLGADSLDTVELIMEFEKEFDLSIPDEDAENIATVGNAVDYLKGKVS from the coding sequence ATGTCACAAGACGTTGAAGCAAAAGTAAAATCAATTATCGTTGACAAATTAGGAGTTGACGAATCTGAAGTAACTCACGAAGCTAATTTCACCAACGACCTCGGTGCAGATTCACTGGATACCGTTGAGCTGATCATGGAATTCGAAAAAGAATTCGACCTCAGTATCCCTGATGAAGACGCCGAAAACATTGCCACAGTAGGTAATGCCGTAGATTATCTGAAAGGAAAGGTTTCCTAA
- the fabG gene encoding 3-oxoacyl-[acyl-carrier-protein] reductase, producing MISLENKTALVTGGSRGIGKAIALKLAENGADVAITYARSVDAAEEVKSEIEGMGRKAKALQADAVNFDKAEDVIKEITEDWGKLDILVNNAGITRDNLILRMSEEQWDEVIETNLKSIFNYSKAVAKPMMRNRGGSIINISSVVGISGNAGQSNYAASKAGIIGFTKSYAKELASRNIRSNVVAPGYILTEMTGELDEKVLEGIREETPLGRAGEADEVAEAVVFLASDSSSYITGEVLRVDGGMAM from the coding sequence ATGATATCCTTAGAAAATAAAACAGCTTTAGTTACCGGCGGAAGTCGGGGGATTGGTAAAGCCATTGCTCTCAAACTTGCCGAAAATGGTGCCGATGTAGCCATCACCTATGCTCGTTCAGTTGATGCTGCCGAAGAAGTAAAGTCGGAAATTGAAGGAATGGGGCGTAAAGCCAAGGCGCTCCAGGCTGATGCAGTTAATTTCGATAAAGCTGAAGATGTCATTAAAGAGATCACTGAAGACTGGGGAAAACTGGATATTCTGGTAAATAATGCAGGAATAACAAGAGACAACCTGATACTGCGCATGAGCGAAGAGCAGTGGGATGAGGTTATTGAAACGAATCTCAAAAGCATTTTTAATTATAGCAAAGCTGTTGCCAAACCGATGATGCGGAATCGGGGCGGATCAATTATCAATATCAGTTCCGTGGTTGGCATCAGCGGTAATGCAGGACAAAGCAACTATGCAGCATCTAAAGCCGGTATTATTGGATTTACAAAATCCTATGCTAAAGAATTGGCCTCTAGAAATATTAGATCCAACGTAGTAGCACCTGGTTATATATTAACAGAGATGACCGGGGAATTGGATGAGAAAGTGCTCGAAGGAATAAGAGAAGAAACCCCACTTGGAAGAGCTGGTGAAGCAGATGAAGTGGCAGAGGCAGTTGTATTTCTAGCTTCAGATTCTAGCAGTTATATTACCGGTGAAGTTCTAAGAGTCGATGGCGGTATGGCGATGTAG
- the fabD gene encoding ACP S-malonyltransferase, producing MAKAYLFPGQGSQSVGMGKSHYQESDIFKEYVDQADDILGIDLKEIMFEGPEEVLKETEFTQPAIFLHSVALYNTLDADPDMVAGHSLGEFSALVACGAVDFPVALKIVRRRGELMQKAGVQNPGTMAAIIGMEDAEVEKFCKQASEETGKEVIAANYNCPGQLVISGNVEAVEKAVEIAKENGCRLARLLPVSGAFHSSLMQPAYDGLKEELDNLVITKPDCPIYSNYTAEATTDPEEIRSNLLNQLLNPVRWTQTLQKMSDDGADHFVEVGPGKVLQGLVKRTLKDVETEGYE from the coding sequence ATGGCTAAAGCGTATCTTTTTCCAGGACAAGGATCACAATCGGTAGGAATGGGTAAGTCTCATTACCAGGAATCAGACATATTTAAAGAATATGTTGATCAAGCTGACGATATCCTGGGCATCGATTTAAAAGAAATTATGTTTGAAGGACCGGAAGAAGTCCTAAAAGAAACAGAATTTACTCAGCCTGCTATTTTTCTTCATTCGGTTGCTTTATATAACACTCTTGATGCTGATCCGGATATGGTTGCGGGTCATAGTTTAGGCGAGTTTTCCGCACTCGTAGCTTGTGGCGCTGTGGATTTTCCGGTTGCTCTCAAAATTGTACGACGTCGCGGTGAACTCATGCAAAAGGCCGGTGTTCAAAATCCCGGTACCATGGCTGCCATTATTGGGATGGAGGATGCAGAAGTCGAAAAATTCTGCAAACAGGCTTCTGAAGAAACCGGTAAGGAAGTGATTGCTGCCAATTATAACTGCCCCGGTCAGCTTGTTATCTCAGGGAATGTAGAAGCAGTTGAAAAAGCGGTGGAAATTGCGAAAGAAAACGGTTGTCGTTTGGCACGTCTCCTTCCTGTAAGTGGTGCTTTCCACTCATCTCTGATGCAACCTGCTTATGACGGACTAAAGGAAGAGCTTGATAATCTTGTTATAACAAAACCTGATTGTCCGATATACAGTAACTACACGGCAGAGGCGACAACAGATCCGGAGGAGATCAGATCTAATCTGTTGAACCAACTGTTAAATCCGGTGCGATGGACACAGACCCTACAAAAAATGAGTGACGACGGGGCAGATCATTTTGTTGAGGTAGGCCCGGGAAAAGTATTACAAGGTCTCGTAAAACGAACACTCAAAGACGTTGAAACCGAAGGTTACGAATAA
- a CDS encoding beta-ketoacyl-ACP synthase III, with translation MAEQKRAKITAVGHYLPEHRLTNEDLEQMVETNDEWIRTRTGISERRILKDKDKATSFMGAEAAKEALEQRGITAEEIDLIIVATVTPDYMFPATACLIQEKIGATNAYGFDLSAACSGFLFALTTGANFIEAGNAEKVLVIGSDKMSSIVDYTDRTTCILFGDAAGAVLLEESDDETGIIDYINYTEGDTQNALYQHAGGSLNPASEETVKNKQHVVTQDGRTVFKKAAVGMADVSLEIMERNNLSADDVAWLVPHQANLRIIDATANRMGVSRDKVMINIDKYGNTTAATIPLCLYEWQDQLSHGDNLVLAAFGGGYTWGATYVKWGLNNG, from the coding sequence ATGGCGGAACAAAAGCGTGCAAAGATAACTGCAGTTGGACACTATTTGCCCGAACATCGTTTGACCAATGAAGATCTCGAGCAAATGGTGGAAACCAACGATGAGTGGATCAGAACAAGAACAGGAATTAGCGAACGCCGGATACTTAAAGACAAGGATAAAGCTACGTCTTTTATGGGGGCAGAAGCTGCAAAAGAAGCGCTGGAACAACGAGGCATCACGGCAGAAGAAATTGATCTCATCATCGTTGCCACCGTTACACCCGATTATATGTTCCCGGCGACAGCCTGTTTGATTCAGGAGAAAATCGGTGCCACCAATGCATATGGATTTGACCTTTCGGCTGCTTGTTCCGGCTTTTTATTTGCTCTGACTACCGGTGCTAACTTTATAGAAGCCGGAAATGCAGAAAAAGTACTGGTAATTGGATCCGATAAGATGAGCTCCATTGTTGATTATACCGATCGCACCACCTGCATTCTGTTTGGTGATGCTGCCGGTGCAGTTTTGCTGGAGGAATCGGATGATGAAACCGGTATCATTGACTATATCAACTACACCGAAGGTGATACGCAAAACGCGCTCTATCAGCATGCGGGCGGAAGCTTGAATCCTGCAAGTGAGGAGACTGTTAAGAATAAGCAACACGTAGTTACTCAAGACGGTCGAACGGTTTTTAAGAAAGCAGCAGTAGGTATGGCCGATGTCTCTCTGGAAATTATGGAACGCAATAATCTTTCAGCAGATGATGTTGCCTGGCTGGTTCCGCATCAGGCCAATTTGCGCATTATTGATGCGACCGCCAACCGGATGGGGGTCAGCCGTGACAAGGTGATGATAAATATTGATAAATACGGCAATACGACCGCTGCAACGATTCCGCTCTGTTTATATGAATGGCAAGATCAATTAAGCCACGGGGATAACCTGGTATTGGCTGCATTTGGCGGAGGCTACACCTGGGGCGCGACATATGTAAAATGGGGATTGAATAATGGCTAA